aggcaaattcagagaagggcaAAGGCCTACACTATCATCAATGGTGAACTATACAAGAAGAGTGTTACTAACGTCTTGCAGCGATGCGTCGAGCCGGCAGAAGGGCATGAGATACTCCGAgatattcatcagggagagTGCGGTCACCATGCGtcttcaagaacattggtGGACAAGGCATTctggcacggtttctactggccgagtgcgctacaggaagcagaagacatgGTCCGGAAATGCAATGAttgccagagatatgccagcaagattcacaTGCCGGCATCTGAgctcaagactattccaatcacttggccatttgttgtttggtgtttggatgtGGTGGAACCTTTCAAgggggcgcgaggaggcatgacgcatatttTGGTCCtggttgacaagttcaccaaatggatcaaAGTGAAGCCGATACgaaagtgtgacggcaagacCGCGGTATCATTCTTGAAGGACATCATCTTGAGGTATGGTTACCCCCACAGTGTCATTACGGATAACGGAACGAACTTCGCGGAAGGACCTTTTGCGCGATTTTgcgcggaaaagaaaatccggctagacgtcgcctccgtggcacatcctcagtccaacggacaagttgagagagcaaacggcatggttctagccggcataaaacctcggtTGATTGAGCCACTGGAACGCACTCTAGGATGCTGGTTAGATGAACTCCCAGCtatgctatggagtctcaggacaactccaaatcgctctacaggctacacgtcatttttcctcgtatacggggcggaagctgtcttaccagccgacattgaacatgactgtccgcgagtgaccatgtatacgaaggccgaggtaaaagaggcccgagaaaatgatgtcaacctgctcgaagaatcacgggaattggctctatctcggtcggccatctatcaacaacacctaaggcgttatcacagccggagGGTAAACCAGCGAGTATTCCAGAaaggagacctcgtgctccgacttgtgcagcgcacagccggGATGCATAAACTGTCACCCCCATGagaaggacccttcattgtgagcaaagcactACACAacgattcctactatcttatagatgcgcagGATCCTGAAGCAAACAGGATGGACaggtcaggcgaggagactaagaggccatggaatgtagctttgcttcttccgttctatacttgaaagatgagtatttgtatcgtttttcccttatgttgaatgttttgagacaatgaaattatctgCCGGGTTCTTAAAAGGGACTCGGGGACTTCCATGCTGTTTAAGTATTGAATTGCAATTATCTatttgtatgtcggcatggcttggttgtgtaatcttatgtcggttaGTCGTGTGTCGGTACTGAAAACCCCCTCTATGACTAAGCTGTTGTCTGCAACctggcttcatggcaagctagagattgGGTATGAGATAACTGGACACATGAAAAACGATTGTGGAAACAAGCAAAGAAGCGAGCCGAGATGCGCGTTGTTTTACTTAACCCAGCATTTCATTCTTGTCTCGAGTATTGCCAAGCGAATTTGTCGAGTTTAACTTTTTGAAGGGTTGTTCTATGACTTcgcgattcatacgtcgaatgccgacaaggcagacaaagagTCGgagtcataaaatttcaccaacagaaaagataaactcggggactcggtcgGGAAATCGATAATTAAAAGacttaaataaattaaaagtaTGGTGCTTGACAAACAAAAGTGTTTTAACCCGGTTACATGTGCACCAGGCATCCCGGGGATCCGATAATCTTAAAGTATTTTTCCCGACATGCCtaagaagaaacagaaggaTTGGCGGCGCCGGAACACGGAGCGTCCGTTGCAGTAAAAGCCGACTCGACGACAA
This is a stretch of genomic DNA from Brachypodium distachyon strain Bd21 chromosome 1, Brachypodium_distachyon_v3.0, whole genome shotgun sequence. It encodes these proteins:
- the LOC112270039 gene encoding uncharacterized protein LOC112270039: MAYDVYMTAKKLKHYFNAHQIWVICEAPISEIMSNKDASGRIAKWAIELAPYTLQYDRRDAIKSQALADFLVDWAEIEYEPPPPETRYGKMHFDGSKMKSGFGADIKISGHFEGCEFHHIPRAENEAADTVSKLRSMRQAIPAGVALEHLRKPSIKPLAESESIFIPASSEGDATPMDIDGGSGSDNPGTERPNSAEAMAVEPMEVDIPDEPVFATRPVPAWAQPIMSYLKYGSLPEEEVSARQIQRRAKAYTIINGELYKKSVTNVLQRCVEPAEGHEILRDIHQGECGHHASSRTLVDKAFWHGFYWPSALQEAEDMVRKCNDCQRYASKIHMPASELKTIPITWPFVVWCLDVVEPFKGARGGMTHILVLVDKFTKWIKVKPIRKCDGKTAVSFLKDIILRYGYPHSVITDNGTNFAEGPFARFCAEKKIRLDVASVAHPQSNGQVERANGMVLAGIKPRLIEPLERTLGCWLDELPAMLWSLRTTPNRSTGYTSFFLVYGAEAVLPADIEHDCPRVTMYTKAEVKEARENDVNLLEESRELALSRSAIYQQHLRRYHSRRVNQRVFQKGDLVLRLVQRTAGMHKLSPP